A window from bacterium BMS3Abin08 encodes these proteins:
- the asnB_1 gene encoding asparagine synthetase [glutamine-hydrolyzing] 1, with amino-acid sequence MCGIVGHISIRSHIDKALFGVMCDTIAHRGPDDAGLYFSSDTRIALGHRRLSFLDLSERGRQPMSNGEGTIWLTFNGEIYNFKEIRRELESAYSFKTGTDSEVIIAGYKRWGYKVLDKLKGMFAFGLYDTDRRKLFLARDRFGIKPLYYYQNNDQFIFGSEIKAILASNVAPKDIDFSSFTDYFVYRYIPSPKTIWQDIKKLPAAHYLEVDVNSLHTMSKEYWTLGHRNQNINEKELIEEIDQLILRSVKQHTVADVPIGSFLSGGYDSSALVYYAKRFAYDPHTFSIGFARWHDSEHKYAKVVADSLGLKNKVVVADDHSLDLLSKMAWVYDEPIADISIIPTYIVSQLARTNVKAVLSGEGADELFGGYSWQKNFFDLQYPTSWKDRAKRLFTPTDTVEYYANAMAMGCFNSDELKEMLNPNLHQYIADDVHWFYRQHYDEELSPLKSIQKMDIKCFMGELVLTKIDRASMANSLEVRVPFLDHELFERIFSVSERNYFKQGITKYVLHENLKAHFPARIMKRKKQGFVWPDSYYMDIDWYNKHLRQSEMVEHGIVNKSYIDKQIAQKHHWKLWKLTIMEKWFAHYIG; translated from the coding sequence ATGTGTGGCATAGTAGGACACATTAGTATTCGATCGCATATAGACAAAGCACTATTTGGTGTAATGTGCGATACAATTGCTCATCGCGGACCGGATGATGCCGGTCTTTACTTTTCGAGTGATACCCGGATAGCTCTCGGTCACAGAAGACTCTCATTTCTCGACCTATCAGAAAGAGGACGCCAACCGATGAGCAACGGAGAGGGCACCATTTGGCTAACTTTCAATGGAGAGATCTACAATTTTAAAGAAATACGAAGAGAATTAGAATCAGCTTACTCCTTTAAGACTGGTACCGACAGTGAGGTGATTATTGCCGGATATAAGCGCTGGGGATACAAAGTATTGGACAAACTGAAAGGAATGTTCGCATTCGGCTTGTATGACACAGACCGGCGCAAATTGTTTTTGGCAAGAGACAGATTTGGTATTAAGCCATTGTACTATTATCAAAACAACGATCAATTCATATTTGGATCGGAGATCAAGGCAATCCTCGCATCAAATGTTGCGCCAAAGGACATTGACTTTAGTTCGTTCACAGACTATTTTGTTTATCGCTATATCCCGTCACCCAAAACAATCTGGCAGGATATTAAGAAGCTGCCGGCTGCGCATTATTTAGAAGTGGATGTGAACTCTTTGCACACCATGTCGAAGGAGTATTGGACTTTAGGTCACCGAAACCAAAATATTAACGAGAAGGAACTGATAGAGGAGATAGACCAACTCATTCTTCGATCAGTCAAACAACATACCGTAGCCGATGTGCCCATTGGATCGTTCCTAAGTGGAGGTTACGATAGCAGCGCCCTGGTTTACTATGCGAAAAGGTTCGCGTACGACCCCCATACCTTTTCCATCGGTTTTGCCCGTTGGCACGACAGTGAACATAAGTATGCTAAAGTTGTAGCTGACTCCTTAGGATTGAAGAACAAGGTGGTGGTGGCAGATGACCATAGCCTCGATCTGTTGAGTAAAATGGCATGGGTCTATGATGAACCGATCGCAGACATATCCATCATACCCACTTATATTGTCAGCCAACTTGCAAGAACCAATGTTAAGGCAGTCTTGAGTGGAGAAGGAGCTGATGAATTGTTTGGGGGATACTCCTGGCAAAAGAATTTCTTTGACTTGCAATATCCAACAAGTTGGAAGGACAGGGCAAAAAGGCTATTCACCCCCACAGATACGGTGGAGTATTATGCCAATGCCATGGCGATGGGTTGTTTTAATAGTGATGAGTTGAAGGAAATGCTGAATCCAAACCTACATCAGTATATTGCAGATGACGTCCATTGGTTTTACAGACAGCATTATGACGAGGAGTTGAGTCCTTTGAAGTCCATCCAGAAAATGGATATCAAATGTTTTATGGGAGAGTTGGTGTTGACCAAAATAGACAGGGCAAGCATGGCAAATTCGCTCGAGGTCCGAGTACCATTTCTTGATCATGAGTTATTTGAAAGAATATTCTCTGTTTCAGAGCGGAACTATTTCAAACAGGGTATCACAAAATATGTGCTACACGAAAATCTGAAAGCCCACTTTCCTGCAAGGATCATGAAAAGAAAGAAACAGGGTTTTGTCTGGCCTGATAGCTACTACATGGACATCGACTGGTACAATAAACATCTGCGACAAAGCGAAATGGTAGAGCATGGTATAGTGAACAAATCGTATATAGATAAGCAGATCGCTCAGAAGCACCATTGGAAATTGTGGAAACTAACGATAATGGAGAAATGGTTCGCACACTACATAGGCTAA
- the tuaG gene encoding putative teichuronic acid biosynthesis glycosyltransferase TuaG — protein sequence MITKPLISIITPVYNLESYIEQTIHSVLGQTYQNWEWIIMDDGSTDNTRNIINSYKDERIKYFFQMHGGIDNICLTHNKALSLSKGDFIALIDGDDLWPEYKLEKQLSSFMDDEVVLSYGECCLIDSECKKIDYVRNHPDKRIAMNDPVGSALKEFLFKSNFIYNPTVMVRKSVLQKIGGFTIYKGLAQDFPTWCRLSLEGKFNPLPLCLGFWRKHNKSVSFHNAEYRFRNKIKFLKEFIALHKNDIEFPGPEFIADIDSLIEKKYKSFIEFLPYDKAMLMLKIGMFHEAKEEVGKYLRQGSSLKNRLIIYLIYISAFVNYDIVNPVRKLKENSENIIKKYKLFNR from the coding sequence ATGATTACCAAACCACTGATAAGTATTATAACACCTGTTTATAATTTAGAATCATATATAGAACAGACTATACATAGTGTGTTAGGCCAGACTTATCAGAACTGGGAATGGATCATTATGGACGATGGATCTACTGATAATACAAGAAATATTATTAATTCATATAAGGATGAGAGAATAAAGTATTTTTTTCAAATGCATGGAGGTATTGACAATATTTGTTTAACACATAATAAGGCTCTTAGTCTGTCAAAAGGCGACTTTATTGCTCTCATAGACGGAGACGATCTATGGCCTGAATATAAACTTGAAAAGCAATTAAGCAGTTTTATGGATGATGAAGTTGTTTTAAGTTATGGCGAATGTTGCCTTATAGATTCTGAATGCAAGAAGATAGATTATGTCAGAAATCATCCTGACAAGAGAATTGCTATGAATGATCCGGTTGGGTCAGCACTTAAAGAATTTCTCTTCAAAAGCAATTTTATCTATAATCCAACGGTTATGGTCAGAAAATCAGTCTTGCAGAAGATAGGAGGATTCACTATTTACAAAGGATTAGCCCAAGATTTCCCGACGTGGTGCCGGCTATCCCTTGAGGGGAAATTCAACCCTCTTCCTCTATGTCTTGGTTTCTGGAGAAAACATAATAAATCGGTAAGTTTTCATAATGCGGAATATCGATTCAGAAATAAGATTAAATTCCTTAAGGAATTTATAGCATTGCATAAAAATGATATTGAATTCCCGGGACCTGAATTTATTGCAGATATAGATAGTCTTATTGAAAAGAAATACAAATCATTTATCGAGTTTCTTCCCTATGACAAAGCGATGCTTATGCTAAAAATCGGCATGTTTCACGAAGCGAAGGAAGAGGTCGGTAAATATTTAAGGCAAGGTTCATCATTAAAGAATAGATTGATTATTTACTTGATTTATATATCAGCATTTGTAAACTATGACATTGTTAACCCGGTCCGGAAACTTAAGGAAAACTCAGAAAATATCATAAAAAAATACAAGTTGTTCAATCGTTAG